NNNNNNNNNNNNNNNNNNNNNNNNNNNNNNNNNNNNNNNNNNNNNNNNNNNNNNNNNNNNNNNNNNNNNNNNNNNNNNNNNNNNNNNNNNNNNNNNNNNNNNNNNNNNNNNNNNNNNNNNNNNNNNNNNNNNNNNNNNNNNNNNNNNNNNNNNNNNNNNNNNNNNNNNNNNNNNNNNNNNNCAAACTCATCCCAACACATGGGGGTGCAGAGCAAACGGAGCAGAGCAAACAACGCAAAGTCATTGCAACACATGGGGGTGCAGAGCAAAAGGAACAGAGCAAACAACGCAAACTCATCCCAACACATGGGAATGCAGAAGGAACAGAGCAAACAACTCcaagaacagagcaaacaatGCAATCAAACTCAGTGCAACACATGGGAGTGCAGAGCAAAAGGAGCAGACACAATGCAATTAAACTCATCCCAACAAATAGGGGTGCAGAGCAAAGGAAGCAGCCCTTGCAGCTCcaagaacagagcaaacaatGCAAACAAACTCATCCCAACAACAAATGGGAGTGCAGAGCAAAAGGAGCAGCCCTTGCAACTCCAAGAACAGAGCAAATAATGCAGTCAAACTCATTGCAACAACAAATGGGAGTGCAGAGCAAAAGGAACAGCCCTTGCAACCCcaagaacagagcaaacaatGCAGTTGAAACTCATCCCAAAAGCAAATGGGAATGAAGAGCAAAGGGAGCAGAGCAAACAACTCCGAGAACAGAACAAACAATGCAATCAAACTCATCCCAACAAATGGGAGTGCAGAAGGAACAGATGCAAATGGGAATGCAAAAGGAACAGCCTTTGCAACTCTGTGCCTTTGCAACTCcaagaacagagcaaacaatGCAAACAAACTCATCCCAACAAATAATGGGAatgcagagcaaaacaaacagccctTGCAACTCCATGTTCCAGCACCCAGGCCCAGCTCTGCACCTCCAAGCAAAGCAACCCCCAATGCATCACGTTGCACCTCCCAGCAAAGCAACCCCCAATGAATCATCTTGCACctccaagcaaagcaaagcaacccCCAATGCATCACCTTGcacctcccagcagagcagcaaggctCCGCTCTGCACCTCCAAGCAAAGCAACCCCCAATGCATCACGTTGcacctcccagcagagcagcaatgctCCCCAATgcacctcccagcactgcagcccccaatGCATCACGTTGCACCTCNCCCCAATGCATCACGTTGcacctcccagcagagcagcaatgctCCCCAATgcacctcccagcactgcagcccccaatGCATCACGTTGcacctcccagctctgcagcccccaaTGCATCACGTTgcacctcccagcactgcagcccccaatGCATCCCCTGCATCAGCTGCACTGAGGCTGCACCCAGCCCCAGACGTGAGCATCACCTTGCacctgcaagcagagcagcccccaaTGCATCACGTTGCacctgcaagcagagcagcaatgctCCCCAATGCACCTCCCAGCAAAGCAACCCCCAATGCATCACGTTGcaccccccagcactgcagcccccaatGCATCACgttgcagctcccagcactgcagccccccatGCATCATCCCCTGCATCAGCTGCACTGAGGCTGCACCCAGTCCCAGATGTGAGCATCACCTTGCACCTGCAAGAAGAGCAGCCCCCAATGCATCACGTTgcacctcccagcactgcagcccccaatGCATCACATTGCAGCTCCAAGCAGAGCATCCAGGCTCCCCTGTGCacttcccagcagagcagcaatgctCCCTAATgcacctcccagcactgcagcccccaatGCATCATGTTGCACCTCCAAGCAAAGCAACCCCCAATGCATCACCTTGCACCTGCAAGCAGAGCATCCAGGTCTGCACATccaagcactgcagcccccaatGCATCACGTTGcaccccccagcactgcagcccccaatGCATCACGATgcacctcccagcactgcagcccccaatGCATCATGTTGCACCTCTAATCAGAACAGCCCCCAATGCATCACgttgcagctcccagcactgcagccccccatGCATCCCCTGCATCAGCTGCACTGAGGCTGCACCCAGCCCCAGATGTGAGCATCACCTTGCACCTGCAAGAAGAGCAGCCCCCAATGCATCACGTTGcacctcccagcagagcagcaatgctCCCCAATgcacctcccagcactgcagcccccaatGCATCACGTTGCACCTCNCCCCAATGCATCACGTTGcacctcccagcagagcagcaatgctCCCCAATgcacctcccagcactgcagcccccaatGCATCACGTTGCACCTCCAATCAGAACAGCCCCCAATGCATCACGTTGcaccccccagcactgcagcccccaatGCATCCCCTGCATCAGCTGCAGTGAGGCTGCACCCATTCCCAGACGTGCAATGCTCCATTGCtggctgcagacagcacagtcCGTGCTTTGTGTGGGTGCCACGTGTGTGCAGTGACCAATGGCTGCAGCCGCAGCGCGTGGCCGCGATGCACAAACAGCGGCGCAGCGTCGCGCCCGTCCCAGCTGCAAGTGTCGTAAATGCAAACGGTGCCATCGAAACCTGCAAAGGGAGCAGAAATGCAACCAATGGGCAAAGGAGACGTGcaacacatagggaccccatagagccccatagagccccatagggaccccatagagccccatagggaccccatagagccccacagaaccctttaaggaccccatagaaccccatagggaccccacagagcctcagagagaccccatatcaccccgtatcaccccatagagccccatagaaccacatATAACCCtttaaggaccccatagagccccatagggaacccatagagcctcagggagaccccatatcaccccatagagccccatagggaccccatataaccctttaaggaccccatagagccccatagggaccccatataaccctttaaggaccccatatcaccccatagggaccccacagagcctcagagagaccccatataaccccgtagtgccccatagggaccccatataatcctttaaggaccccatagagcccaacAGGGACCCCttatcaccccatagggaccccacagagcctcagagagaccccatatcaccccatagagccccatagggaccccatataaccctttaaggaccccatagagccccatagggaccccatagagccctttaaggaccccatagagcctcagagagaccccatatcaccgCATAtcacccatagggaccccatataaccccacagggaccccacagagcctcagagagaccccatatcaccccatagagccccatagggaccccacagagccccatagggaccctacAGAGCCTcagagagaccccatatcaacccatatcaccccatagggaccccatatcaccccacatcacccatagggaccccatataaccctttaaggaccccatatcaccccatatcaccctatagggaccccatatcaccccatatcaccccatatcaccccacagGACACAGCGTGACTCTTGCAAGCCCCGTCCGTAGCCACTGCACGAGGACGCAGCACCCACCCGACACAGCGAcgcagccctgcagggcaggagcccAGGACACGCTCAAGAACTCGCTGCTGCAAGTTGCAACCCTGCACTTGGCTGCGGCCAAACAATGCGACGCATTCCTTgcatccagcagcaccagctgccccGTGTTAGAGATGCATGCGATGTAAtgggtgctgggagctgtgcatgCAGCCGCCATGTGCCAGCGCTGGCCAGGCTGCGCTGCAGGGATGGCTGCGGGTTGCAGGGCGATGCATTGCCGGGTGTCGGCCATGCACAGCTGCCCCGACGCGCAGCACAGCAACGCAGTGTTGGGGTCCAGGAAGGACAGGCTGCTCAGCTCCaatgggctgctgctgggggctgcaagAGAGGGGCACCGTGTGGGtcctatggcaccctatgggtccctgtggatccctatgggtccctatggcaCCTTATGGATCTATATAGCaccctatgggcaccctatggatctatatgggtccctatggcaccctatggatctaTATGGCACCTTATGGCACCTTATGGCACCTTATATGGCACCTTATGGCACCTTATGGCACCTTATGGCACCTTATGGCACCTTATGGCACCTTATAGCAtcctatggatccctatgggtgccctatggacctttatggcaccctatggaactttatggcaccctatggatccttATGGCATCCTATGGATCNATGGCACCCTATGGAACtttatggcaccctatggatccttATGGCAtcctatggatccctatgggtgccctatggacctttatggcaccctatgggcaccctatggatctatatggcaccctatggatccctatggcaccctatggatctttatggcaccctatgggtccctatggcaccctatggatctatatggcaccctatggatccttatggcaccctatgggtccctgtggcaccctatgggtccctatggatctttatggcaccctatgggtccctatgggcaccctatggatctatatgggtccctatggcaccctatggcaccctctatggatccctatgggtgccctatggatCCCTGTGGaaccctatggatccctatggcaccctatggcatcctatgggcaccctatggatccctatggcatcctatgggcaccctatggatccccatggatccctatggcaccctatggatccctatgaCACCCTATGGATCtttatggcaccctatggatccctatgggcaccctatggatctatatggcaccctatgggcaccctatggatctatatgggaccctatggatctatatggcaccctatggatccctatggatattaatggatccctatggcaccctatgggtctatatggcaccctatgggtccctatggcaccctatggcaccctatggatctatatggcaccctatggatccctatggcaccctatgggcaccctatggatctatatggcaccctatggcaaCCTGTGGATCTTTAcggcaccctatggatccctatgggcaCCCTGTGGATCCCTATGGATCtttatggcaccctatggatccttATGGCACCCTGTGGATCTATATGGCATCCTATGGATCtttatggcaccctatgggcaCCCAATGGATCcttatggcaccctatggatctatatggcaccctatgggtccctatggcaccctatgggcaccctatggatctATATGGCACCCTAAGGCAACCTGTGGTTCTCTATGGCACCCTGTGGATCCCTGTGGATCtttatggcaccctatggatccccatggcaccctatggatctaTATGGGCGCCCTATGGATCTTTATGGCACCCTGTGTATCtttatggcaccctatggatctaTATGGCACCCTGTGGATCCCTGTGgcaccctatagatccctatagatccctatggatctttatggcaccctatggatccctgTGGATCCCTATGGGCACTCTATGGATCcttatggcaccctatggcacctTATGGatccctatgtatccctatggcaccctatggatctttatggcaccctatggatccctatggatattaatggatccctatggcaccctatgggcgccctatgggtctatatggCACCCTAAGGCaccctatggacccctatggcaccctatggatgGGtgccctatggatccctatggatctatatggcaccctatggatccctatggcaccctatggatccctatggcaccctatggatctttatggcaccctatggatccctatggcaccctatggNtccctatggcaccctatggatctttatggcaccctatggatccctatggcaccctatggatccctatagatccctatggatccctatggcaccTTATGGAAGcttatggcaccctatggatctatatggcaccctatggatccctatggcaccctatggatctttatggcaccctatgggcaccctatggacccctatggcaccctatggacccctatgGGCACTCTATGGATCtttatggcaccctatggatccctatggcaccttatgggcaccctatggatctatatggcaccctatgggcaccctatgggtctatatggcaccctatggatcttTATGGCACCAtatgggcaccctatggatccctatggcaccctatggatccctatgggtgccctatggatccctatggatctatatggcaccctatggatccctatggcaccctatggatcNatccctatggcaccctatggatctatatgggtccctatgggcaccctatggatctatatggcaccctatggatccctatggcaccctatggatcttTATGGCAAcctatgggcaccctatggatccctatggcacccaatggatccctatggcaccctatggatctttatggcacccta
The genomic region above belongs to Coturnix japonica isolate 7356 unplaced genomic scaffold, Coturnix japonica 2.1 chrUnrandom659, whole genome shotgun sequence and contains:
- the WDR73 gene encoding WD repeat-containing protein 73, encoding MCQEPGVIRPISSIRTENGPMGSWAKMATDAMRPTWVLHGCGVSSAQITELETHSKVYRAAPSSSPLELSSLSFLDPNTALLCCASGQLCMADTRQCIALQPAAIPAAQPGQRWHMAAACTAPSTHYIACISNTGQLVLLDARNASHCLAAAKCRVATCSSEFLSVSWAPALQGCVAVSGFDGTVCIYDTCSWDGRDAAPLFVHRGHALRLQPLVTAHTWHPHKARTVLSAASNGALHVWEWVQPHCS